The Lysinibacillus pakistanensis genome includes a window with the following:
- the dmpG gene encoding 4-hydroxy-2-oxovalerate aldolase has protein sequence MKKITVLDVTLRDGSHSMRHAFTEQQVREVARGLRKAKMKYFEVSHGDGLGGSSLQYGFSKVDELKLIEAAREECGDSAISVLILPGIGVKEDLKNAVKAGAKMARVATHVTEADVAGQHIYLSRELGLKTVGFLMMAHMAPTSVIVEQAKLFESYGAEIIYVTDSAGALLPHEVKERVAALKSHVSCEIGFHAHNNLSLALANTLAAVEAGATYVDGSLRCLGAGSGNTQTEVMVAVFDRLGYETGIDLYSVIDVANEVVAPFMPRPQEITGSSLIMGYAGVYSSFLLFTQEAAKKYNVDEREILVELGKMKAVGGQEDLIAEIAREIANHKQTVN, from the coding sequence ATGAAAAAAATAACAGTTTTAGATGTGACATTGCGTGATGGCAGTCATTCTATGCGTCATGCATTTACAGAGCAGCAGGTGAGAGAGGTTGCACGCGGTTTAAGAAAGGCAAAGATGAAATATTTTGAGGTGTCACATGGAGATGGACTAGGGGGCTCCTCATTACAGTATGGATTTTCCAAAGTAGATGAACTGAAGTTAATCGAAGCAGCACGAGAAGAATGTGGGGATTCGGCTATTTCGGTGCTAATTTTACCGGGCATTGGTGTAAAGGAAGATTTAAAAAATGCAGTGAAGGCTGGTGCTAAAATGGCTCGCGTTGCAACCCATGTAACCGAGGCTGATGTTGCTGGTCAACACATTTACTTAAGTCGAGAGCTAGGATTGAAAACAGTTGGATTTTTAATGATGGCACATATGGCACCAACATCTGTAATAGTTGAGCAGGCAAAATTATTTGAGAGTTACGGTGCTGAGATCATTTATGTAACAGATTCAGCAGGTGCTTTACTTCCGCATGAGGTCAAGGAACGAGTAGCTGCATTAAAGTCGCATGTTTCTTGTGAAATCGGTTTCCATGCACATAATAATTTATCACTGGCTCTAGCAAATACTCTAGCCGCTGTTGAAGCAGGAGCTACGTATGTGGACGGAAGCTTACGCTGTTTAGGTGCTGGTAGTGGTAACACACAAACGGAAGTGATGGTGGCTGTTTTTGATCGACTGGGCTATGAAACTGGTATTGATTTATATAGTGTAATCGATGTTGCGAATGAAGTGGTTGCACCATTTATGCCCCGCCCTCAAGAAATAACTGGCTCTAGTTTAATAATGGGCTATGCAGGTGTTTACTCTAGCTTTTTATTATTTACGCAGGAAGCGGCCAAAAAATATAACGTAGATGAGCGTGAGATTTTAGTGGAGCTTGGCAAAATGAAGGCAGTAGGTGGGCAAGAGGATTTAATTGCAGAAATTGCTCGTGAGATAGCCAATCATAAGCAGACAGTAAACTAG
- a CDS encoding 4-hydroxyphenylacetate 3-hydroxylase N-terminal domain-containing protein: MVVKQGTKPLTGQEYLESLKDSREIWLHGERVKDVTTHPAFRNSARSISRLYNAMHDPKYKDILTCETDTGSGGYTHSYFRAARSADDLMKGRDAIVAWARLTYGQMGRTPDYKASFLATLGGNPEYYSPFQENAKRWYKESQERNWFFNHAIVNPPVDRHKDVHEVGDVFIQVERETDKGLIISGSKMVATGSAITNYNFVGTYGLPIKDKKFAVVFIAPMDAPGVKLISRASYEMTSAIMGSPFDYPLSSRFDENDAVLVFEQALIPWENILIYEDMQKTTSFFVESGFINRFTFQGVTRLAVKLDFIIGVLLKALKTAGTDQFRGVQVHIGEIIAWRHMFWSLSDAMALNPEKKENGIVIPNLNGGLAYRVFLQEGWPKIKGIIQQIVAGNLIVQPSSARDFLNEEFRPTLNKLYRGSNGIEALEKIKTIKLLWDAIGTEFGGRSELYERNYAGNHEDIRLQTLFGAQGSGKADEFIAFAEQCMADYDLTGWTDPTWVNPDDVNYFTNK, encoded by the coding sequence ATGGTTGTAAAACAAGGTACGAAGCCATTGACAGGGCAGGAATATTTAGAAAGTTTAAAGGATAGTCGAGAAATTTGGTTACATGGTGAACGTGTAAAGGATGTCACGACTCACCCAGCTTTTCGGAATTCGGCTCGATCGATTTCACGTTTATATAATGCCATGCATGACCCAAAATACAAAGATATTTTAACTTGTGAAACGGATACGGGTAGTGGAGGTTATACCCATAGTTATTTCCGTGCAGCACGAAGCGCGGATGATTTAATGAAAGGACGGGATGCTATTGTAGCTTGGGCCCGCCTTACATATGGGCAGATGGGGCGGACACCAGACTATAAAGCTTCCTTCCTTGCAACACTTGGTGGGAATCCTGAATACTATTCACCTTTTCAAGAAAATGCGAAGCGTTGGTACAAAGAGTCACAAGAACGAAATTGGTTCTTTAATCATGCAATTGTGAACCCACCTGTAGATCGGCACAAAGATGTTCATGAAGTGGGCGATGTTTTTATCCAAGTGGAGCGTGAAACAGACAAAGGCTTGATTATTAGTGGTTCGAAGATGGTAGCAACAGGATCAGCTATTACTAATTACAATTTTGTGGGTACGTATGGATTACCAATTAAAGATAAAAAATTCGCGGTTGTTTTTATTGCACCAATGGATGCTCCTGGTGTAAAGCTTATTAGTCGAGCATCGTATGAAATGACGTCTGCAATTATGGGTAGTCCATTTGATTATCCACTAAGTAGTCGTTTTGATGAAAATGATGCAGTACTTGTATTTGAGCAAGCGCTTATTCCATGGGAAAATATTTTAATTTATGAAGATATGCAAAAGACAACTTCATTCTTTGTAGAAAGCGGTTTCATTAATCGCTTTACTTTCCAAGGTGTCACACGCTTAGCGGTGAAATTAGATTTTATTATTGGTGTATTGTTGAAGGCATTAAAGACTGCAGGCACTGACCAATTCCGTGGTGTTCAGGTTCATATTGGAGAAATTATTGCTTGGCGTCATATGTTCTGGTCTTTAAGCGATGCGATGGCATTGAATCCCGAGAAAAAAGAAAACGGCATCGTTATTCCAAATTTAAATGGTGGACTTGCATATCGCGTATTTCTACAGGAAGGTTGGCCAAAGATTAAAGGCATTATTCAGCAGATTGTAGCAGGGAATTTAATTGTCCAGCCATCTAGTGCAAGAGATTTTTTAAACGAGGAATTCCGTCCGACATTAAATAAGCTCTACCGTGGTTCTAATGGTATTGAAGCACTTGAAAAAATTAAAACAATTAAGCTACTTTGGGATGCGATTGGTACTGAATTTGGTGGCCGTAGTGAATTATACGAACGAAATTATGCTGGAAATCATGAAGATATTCGATTACAAACATTGTTTGGCGCACAAGGCAGTGGTAAAGCAGATGAGTTTATCGCGTTTGCTGAGCAATGTATGGCAGATTACGATTTAACGGGGTGGACAGACCCTACGTGGGTTAATCCTGATGATGTAAATTATTTTACAAATAAATAA
- a CDS encoding catechol 2,3-dioxygenase, with amino-acid sequence MSNFDVAQLAHVELFTPKPEESLKFFTDYMGLQITAREGQSVYLRGYEDFYHHTLKLTEGKEAGLGHSAWRASSPEALERRVVALEKSGYGKGWIDGDLGHGRAYQFSTPDGHNQEILWEVDYFQPAEDQKTLLKSRPQKRPLMGVPARRLDHINLMCRDVAKNREFMSEHLGFKLREQIVLNNDEEIGAWMSVSPLVHEVALMNDQTGNSGRFHHIAFWYGYPQHLMDTADIFVENGIQIEAGPGKHGVSQAYFMYVMEPGGNRVELFGDSGYLIFDPDWKPITWRENELDEAIIWYGSPLPNEYFLYGTPDRAVKVPVK; translated from the coding sequence ATGTCAAATTTTGATGTAGCACAATTAGCGCATGTGGAGCTTTTTACACCAAAGCCAGAGGAATCTTTAAAGTTTTTCACAGATTATATGGGGTTACAAATTACAGCGCGTGAAGGGCAATCGGTATATTTACGAGGCTATGAAGATTTTTATCATCACACATTAAAGCTTACAGAAGGGAAAGAAGCAGGTCTTGGACATTCTGCATGGCGTGCAAGTTCACCAGAAGCACTGGAGCGTCGCGTCGTAGCTTTAGAAAAAAGTGGTTATGGGAAAGGTTGGATTGATGGTGATTTAGGTCACGGTCGTGCCTACCAATTCTCCACACCAGATGGCCACAACCAAGAAATTTTGTGGGAAGTAGATTATTTCCAGCCAGCTGAAGATCAAAAAACATTGCTAAAAAGCCGTCCACAAAAGCGTCCCTTAATGGGTGTGCCAGCCCGTCGTTTAGATCATATCAACTTAATGTGTAGAGACGTGGCTAAAAACCGTGAGTTTATGTCTGAGCATTTAGGCTTCAAGTTACGGGAACAAATTGTGTTGAACAATGATGAAGAAATCGGAGCATGGATGAGTGTTAGCCCGCTTGTACATGAGGTAGCGTTAATGAACGACCAAACTGGCAATAGCGGCCGCTTCCATCATATTGCATTTTGGTACGGCTATCCACAGCACCTAATGGATACAGCTGATATTTTTGTAGAAAATGGTATTCAAATTGAAGCTGGACCTGGAAAGCATGGTGTGAGTCAAGCGTATTTCATGTACGTGATGGAGCCTGGTGGCAACCGAGTTGAATTATTTGGCGATTCAGGCTATCTGATTTTCGACCCTGATTGGAAGCCGATAACGTGGCGCGAGAATGAGTTAGATGAAGCGATTATTTGGTACGGCTCTCCACTACCAAATGAATATTTCCTATATGGTACACCAGATCGAGCAGTAAAGGTTCCAGTGAAATAA
- a CDS encoding XylR N-terminal domain-containing protein: MKANRLVFENAIDINPRSGIIKFNGNRMILKSAEALGFFRRDIIQTLNMERAKGFLLRYGWACGYSAGDSIEKMYNWKELKELIKAGAAIHTLEGVVSVEIDVLEISDDKFEMEGKWFHSYEAEEHVRHFGFSEESVCWTLIGYVAGFLAKTYSREVVVFEEKCRGKCDDYCKFVVRTKEHATAEQLDLLRYFQETSLAHELDATYNELKSLNNSILHSDTIHKQMTHAMLEGYTLNQLLHLLSDALQCSVTIERRYLMKPIGYYFMQKDDEHLYLEGKLRKKEFRHEYEIMTMKKQLGTLVILSHNDLTREQEMIIERAVTVFSIYLYTQMQIAQSQWQKKSDFLDEVMSRQSSTEALIKKARSIFYFDPSKNNRVIVITSEYEEPEILHSFLMTEYLNIECFIKNQEILLILEDCEKDIGYMSDFVSILTKRLKERFKQSIFQIGVGKNADRLEEIGSSHNEARLICQFLQYAAPGKTQSAIYENFQHIMLFLKTTNPKELLHFYEEVLGPLIKYDEQNNATLAHTLEVFLNNSGNVNKTAKALSLSIPGFRYRMEKIESLLQEDLRTGDGRFRCQLALKIYYVLKALENKK; encoded by the coding sequence GTGAAAGCAAATCGTTTAGTGTTTGAGAATGCCATTGATATTAATCCGCGTTCGGGCATTATAAAGTTTAATGGGAATCGAATGATCTTAAAATCAGCTGAGGCACTTGGTTTTTTTAGGCGTGATATTATTCAAACGTTGAATATGGAGCGAGCAAAGGGCTTTTTATTACGCTATGGATGGGCATGCGGCTATAGTGCTGGTGACTCTATTGAGAAAATGTACAATTGGAAAGAGTTAAAAGAGTTAATAAAAGCTGGCGCTGCAATCCATACTTTAGAGGGTGTTGTCAGTGTAGAAATTGATGTACTGGAAATAAGCGATGATAAATTTGAAATGGAAGGCAAATGGTTCCATTCTTACGAGGCGGAGGAGCATGTCCGCCATTTTGGCTTTAGTGAAGAAAGTGTGTGCTGGACATTAATCGGTTATGTAGCAGGCTTTCTAGCAAAAACTTATTCAAGAGAAGTCGTTGTTTTTGAGGAAAAATGTCGTGGTAAATGTGATGACTATTGTAAATTTGTTGTTCGAACTAAGGAGCATGCAACAGCAGAGCAATTAGATTTATTACGATATTTTCAAGAAACATCCTTAGCTCATGAATTAGACGCTACTTATAATGAGTTAAAATCATTGAATAATTCTATCCTCCATTCTGACACCATCCACAAACAAATGACACATGCAATGCTAGAGGGCTATACGTTAAATCAACTCTTACATCTTTTAAGTGATGCGTTGCAATGTAGTGTAACAATAGAGCGTAGATATTTAATGAAGCCAATTGGTTATTATTTTATGCAGAAGGATGATGAGCACCTCTATCTAGAAGGAAAACTTAGGAAAAAGGAGTTTCGACATGAATATGAAATTATGACGATGAAAAAACAATTGGGGACTTTAGTGATTCTTAGTCATAATGACTTAACGAGAGAACAGGAAATGATTATTGAACGCGCTGTGACGGTATTCTCAATTTATTTATATACACAGATGCAAATTGCCCAGTCCCAATGGCAAAAAAAGTCCGATTTTTTAGATGAAGTCATGAGTAGACAATCTTCCACAGAGGCACTCATTAAAAAGGCTCGCAGCATTTTCTATTTTGATCCGAGTAAAAACAATCGTGTAATTGTCATCACATCTGAGTATGAGGAACCAGAAATTTTGCATAGCTTTTTAATGACAGAGTATTTAAATATTGAGTGTTTCATTAAAAATCAAGAAATTTTACTTATTCTAGAGGATTGTGAAAAGGATATTGGATATATGTCGGACTTTGTTAGCATTTTAACGAAACGATTAAAAGAACGATTTAAGCAATCTATATTCCAAATTGGTGTAGGGAAAAATGCTGATAGGTTAGAGGAAATTGGAAGCAGCCACAATGAGGCTAGACTGATTTGTCAATTTCTACAATATGCAGCACCTGGAAAGACACAATCTGCTATTTACGAAAACTTTCAGCATATTATGCTATTTTTAAAGACGACAAATCCAAAGGAGCTTCTGCATTTCTATGAAGAGGTGCTAGGTCCGCTAATAAAATATGATGAGCAAAATAATGCAACACTTGCCCATACGTTAGAGGTTTTTTTAAACAATAGCGGTAATGTCAATAAAACAGCAAAGGCTTTGAGTCTTTCAATTCCAGGTTTTCGTTATAGAATGGAAAAAATCGAATCTTTATTACAAGAAGATTTACGAACAGGAGATGGGCGTTTTCGATGCCAATTAGCTTTAAAAATCTATTATGTACTGAAAGCATTAGAAAATAAAAAGTAG
- a CDS encoding flavin reductase family protein encodes MEDRLFRNAMGKFATGVTVITTNVNGKIHGMTANAFMSISLNPKLVVISIGEKASMLKHIQQSGTFTVNFLSAQQQELSMLFAGQIKEERHVTFGDLQGAPTIEGAIAQVSCEVASAYIEGDHTLFIGRVKNIHLEDGEPLLFFNGRYGALSSETPVQI; translated from the coding sequence ATGGAGGATCGTCTATTTAGAAATGCGATGGGGAAATTTGCAACAGGTGTCACTGTGATTACAACAAATGTTAATGGCAAAATACATGGCATGACTGCAAATGCGTTCATGTCTATTTCACTTAATCCGAAATTAGTTGTCATCTCTATTGGGGAAAAAGCTTCTATGCTAAAGCATATCCAACAAAGCGGAACATTTACTGTCAATTTTTTATCTGCCCAGCAGCAAGAGCTGTCAATGCTATTTGCTGGTCAAATCAAAGAAGAGCGTCATGTAACATTTGGTGATTTACAAGGTGCTCCAACAATTGAAGGGGCTATTGCACAAGTGAGCTGTGAGGTGGCAAGTGCGTATATAGAAGGTGATCATACATTATTTATCGGACGAGTAAAAAATATTCATCTAGAAGATGGGGAGCCATTGCTATTCTTTAATGGACGATATGGTGCACTATCATCGGAAACACCGGTGCAAATCTAG
- a CDS encoding acetaldehyde dehydrogenase (acetylating), whose product MVKLKVAILGSGNIGTDLMYKIERSDYLSMSVMVGIDPTSEGIQRAKARGYHTITNGIEGLVASPELFDIVFDATTAKAHSMHSEKVLALGKKIVDLTPAAIGPFVVPCANLEKFVMADNVNMVTCGGQATIPIVYAINQVADVEYAEIVATVASKSAGPGTRANIDEFTRTTARAIEDVGGAKKGKAIIILNPADPPIMMRDTVHVLVNERNREQAILKAIEDIVQAVQQYVPGYRLTSAPIFNGQQVSIFLEVEGAGDFFPTYSGNLDIMTAAAVQVGNEIAKQQHETVKSN is encoded by the coding sequence ATGGTAAAACTAAAAGTGGCGATTTTAGGCTCTGGTAATATTGGTACCGATTTAATGTACAAAATCGAGCGTAGTGATTACTTATCAATGAGTGTCATGGTAGGAATTGACCCTACTTCTGAGGGAATTCAACGTGCTAAGGCTCGTGGCTATCATACAATCACTAATGGAATAGAAGGCTTAGTGGCCAGTCCAGAGCTCTTTGATATTGTGTTTGATGCGACAACGGCAAAGGCACATTCGATGCATAGTGAGAAAGTACTTGCTCTTGGTAAAAAGATTGTTGATTTAACGCCAGCAGCTATTGGTCCGTTTGTTGTACCGTGCGCTAACTTGGAAAAATTCGTAATGGCCGACAATGTCAATATGGTAACATGCGGTGGGCAGGCGACTATTCCAATTGTCTATGCGATTAACCAAGTAGCAGATGTTGAATATGCGGAAATTGTTGCTACCGTAGCGAGTAAAAGTGCCGGACCTGGTACTCGGGCAAATATTGATGAGTTTACACGGACCACGGCAAGAGCAATAGAGGACGTGGGTGGAGCGAAAAAGGGTAAGGCCATTATTATTCTAAATCCAGCTGACCCGCCGATTATGATGCGTGATACCGTGCATGTTTTAGTAAATGAGCGTAATAGGGAGCAAGCCATTTTAAAAGCTATTGAAGATATAGTCCAGGCTGTTCAACAATATGTACCAGGCTATCGACTGACAAGTGCTCCCATTTTTAATGGTCAACAAGTATCAATCTTTTTAGAGGTGGAGGGAGCAGGCGATTTCTTCCCAACCTACTCAGGAAACCTCGATATTATGACGGCCGCAGCAGTACAAGTAGGAAATGAGATCGCTAAACAGCAACATGAAACAGTGAAATCGAATTAA
- a CDS encoding 2-keto-4-pentenoate hydratase has protein sequence MDRQLFAEKLQEAQVLKQPIAPLTSTIPDITVDDAYAIQLLQIASKQQEGKHIVGKKIGLTSKVMQQQFNVSEPDYGHILSNMVEVDGATISLNHFIQPKLEFEIAFVLKKDLYGPNITVEDVIEATDYIVPALEVIDSRIADWKIRFEDTVADNGSSAMVIIGERPTKLLDVDLPHIGMNVYRNGELFDSAAAAAVMGDPLRAVAWLANKLSKYHIGLQAGEFVLAGALTAAVTIEDGDTFVAEFAHLGAVSATFRLKGEK, from the coding sequence ATGGATAGACAATTATTTGCAGAGAAATTACAGGAAGCTCAGGTATTGAAGCAACCTATCGCCCCCTTAACTTCTACTATTCCAGATATAACTGTAGATGATGCTTATGCTATTCAATTACTTCAAATTGCTTCAAAGCAACAGGAGGGGAAGCATATTGTTGGTAAGAAAATCGGCTTAACGAGTAAGGTGATGCAGCAGCAATTTAATGTGTCAGAGCCAGACTACGGTCATATTTTATCGAATATGGTGGAGGTCGATGGTGCAACAATTTCGCTCAATCATTTTATTCAACCAAAGCTGGAATTTGAGATTGCGTTTGTTTTAAAGAAGGACTTATATGGACCAAATATTACAGTGGAGGATGTTATTGAGGCAACGGATTACATTGTCCCTGCACTAGAAGTAATTGATAGTCGGATAGCTGATTGGAAAATTCGATTTGAAGATACGGTTGCAGATAATGGTTCCTCCGCCATGGTGATTATTGGCGAAAGGCCGACAAAATTGCTAGATGTAGACTTACCGCATATTGGCATGAATGTATATCGAAACGGCGAGTTGTTTGATAGCGCCGCCGCTGCCGCTGTAATGGGTGATCCATTACGTGCAGTGGCATGGTTAGCTAATAAGCTTAGTAAATATCATATCGGTTTGCAGGCAGGTGAGTTTGTGTTGGCAGGCGCTTTGACAGCCGCAGTTACCATTGAGGACGGAGATACGTTTGTTGCAGAGTTTGCTCATTTAGGTGCTGTGTCCGCTACGTTTCGACTGAAGGGGGAGAAATGA
- a CDS encoding HAD family hydrolase, with the protein MSINTIIFDLDDTLLWDKKSVKTAFEKTCQYAATIHKVDPAELEEAVRKEARSLYEGYETYDYTVLIGINPFEGLWGTFDDPTDSFQKMKGIVPEYRTASWTKGLAALGIDDAQLGEELGERFVAERKVSPFLYEDTFTVLDKLKGKYQLILLTNGAPSLQNLKLTITPEIAPYFDHIIISGDFGKGKPDAAIFEHVMEKAGITADDAIMVGDNLNTDILGSSRVGMRNVWINRENNVLSGAVTPTYEVDSLTALLELVNKL; encoded by the coding sequence ATGTCAATTAATACAATTATTTTTGATTTAGATGATACACTGCTGTGGGATAAAAAATCGGTTAAAACAGCATTTGAAAAAACATGTCAATATGCAGCAACTATACATAAAGTAGATCCAGCAGAGTTGGAGGAAGCAGTACGAAAGGAGGCTCGTTCGCTTTATGAGGGCTATGAAACATACGACTATACAGTGTTAATTGGTATTAATCCATTTGAAGGTCTATGGGGAACATTTGATGATCCAACAGATTCCTTCCAAAAAATGAAGGGAATTGTACCAGAATATCGTACTGCTTCATGGACAAAGGGCTTAGCAGCGTTAGGAATTGATGATGCGCAATTAGGAGAAGAGCTTGGTGAGCGATTTGTGGCTGAACGTAAGGTATCGCCATTTTTATACGAGGATACATTTACTGTGCTAGATAAGCTAAAAGGAAAATATCAGCTCATTTTATTAACCAATGGTGCTCCAAGCCTACAGAACTTAAAGCTGACAATTACACCAGAAATAGCGCCATATTTTGACCATATTATTATTTCTGGAGACTTTGGCAAAGGAAAGCCAGATGCCGCCATTTTTGAGCATGTTATGGAGAAGGCAGGTATTACAGCTGATGATGCCATTATGGTGGGCGATAATTTAAATACTGATATTTTAGGCTCATCACGTGTGGGTATGCGGAATGTATGGATTAATCGTGAAAACAATGTTCTAAGTGGTGCTGTAACACCAACTTATGAGGTAGATTCTCTAACTGCACTTTTAGAACTTGTGAATAAGCTATAA
- a CDS encoding MBL fold metallo-hydrolase: protein MKKLIIVLLCIFLLAGCTEVLKTEKVPVTAGQKMRVHFLDVGQGDSIFIESANGKTMLVDGGVKGAGQQVVSYLKELGINKLDIVVATHPDADHIGGLIPVLQSSIDIGQFYDSGKVHTSQTFEEMLTLIDTKNIPYHVPTTGENIAFDDDLTVKVLNANEHATDNNDASIVLKMVYGNVSFLLTGDAGIALEKDMLQNDVQATVLKAGHHGSNTSSSEKFIQAVHPEVTVLSYGEGNKYGHPHAEVVERLQAVGSKIYATAEAGTVIVSTDGVNYDVHSKEWSGGNISTHPNAASVEIISKDLIDEIVGIKNNGSEAVSLKDWQLISIEGNQVFKFPNVTLQPGKIIYVTSGTNARDGQNYLKWTKKQIWLNDGDAAQLKNAKGELVSELD from the coding sequence ATGAAAAAATTAATTATAGTACTTCTTTGTATTTTTTTATTAGCGGGCTGTACAGAGGTTTTAAAGACAGAAAAAGTACCAGTAACTGCTGGACAAAAAATGCGTGTTCATTTCCTTGATGTAGGGCAGGGAGATTCTATTTTTATTGAGTCAGCAAATGGTAAGACAATGCTTGTGGATGGAGGTGTTAAGGGTGCAGGCCAGCAGGTGGTTTCGTATTTAAAAGAGCTAGGTATAAATAAGCTAGATATAGTTGTAGCAACACATCCAGATGCTGACCATATTGGGGGCTTAATTCCTGTGTTACAATCATCCATCGATATTGGTCAATTTTATGATTCTGGAAAGGTACATACATCACAAACCTTTGAAGAAATGCTGACATTAATTGATACGAAGAATATTCCCTATCATGTTCCAACAACAGGAGAAAATATAGCGTTTGATGATGATCTTACTGTAAAGGTCTTAAATGCTAATGAGCATGCAACGGATAATAATGATGCTTCGATTGTGTTAAAAATGGTGTATGGCAATGTTTCGTTTTTATTAACAGGAGATGCGGGAATAGCATTAGAAAAAGACATGCTGCAAAATGATGTACAGGCAACAGTCTTAAAGGCAGGTCATCATGGCTCAAATACGAGTAGCTCAGAGAAATTTATTCAAGCAGTGCATCCAGAAGTAACCGTCTTAAGCTATGGGGAAGGAAATAAATATGGGCATCCTCATGCTGAAGTCGTTGAGCGTTTGCAGGCTGTTGGGAGTAAGATTTATGCTACCGCAGAAGCTGGAACGGTTATCGTATCTACAGATGGGGTAAACTATGATGTGCATTCAAAAGAATGGTCAGGAGGCAATATCTCAACACATCCAAATGCCGCAAGTGTAGAGATTATTAGTAAGGATTTAATAGATGAAATTGTCGGTATTAAAAATAATGGTAGTGAAGCAGTATCGTTAAAGGATTGGCAGCTTATTTCAATAGAAGGGAATCAAGTATTCAAATTTCCAAATGTGACATTACAGCCAGGTAAAATCATTTATGTGACAAGTGGAACAAATGCGCGAGATGGTCAAAATTATTTAAAGTGGACGAAGAAACAAATTTGGCTTAATGATGGAGATGCTGCACAATTAAAGAATGCGAAAGGGGAACTTGTTAGTGAGCTCGACTAA
- a CDS encoding DUF3006 domain-containing protein, with translation MSSTKYTLDRIEDGYAVFLKYPEEEEQLIILQSAMNKPVQVGDRVLIEEINDIYHIEILLEETEQQKTEVKSLMERLRNKNK, from the coding sequence GTGAGCTCGACTAAATATACCTTAGACCGTATTGAAGATGGCTATGCAGTTTTCTTGAAGTACCCAGAGGAAGAGGAACAACTAATCATATTACAGTCCGCCATGAATAAGCCAGTACAGGTGGGCGATCGTGTGTTAATTGAAGAAATAAACGACATTTATCATATTGAAATTTTACTAGAGGAAACAGAGCAACAAAAAACTGAGGTTAAGAGCTTAATGGAACGCCTACGTAATAAAAATAAATAG